One region of candidate division KSB1 bacterium genomic DNA includes:
- a CDS encoding DUF4332 domain-containing protein — translation MRNLFKIEGIAEAYASKLQEAGIRSTLALLKRGAMPQGRKQIAAQSGISEALVLRWVNHADLSRIKGVGGQYAELLEAAGVDTVAELAQCNAENLHKHLVAANEEKRFVRKLPNQAQVSAWIKQATKLPRTITY, via the coding sequence ATGCGAAATTTGTTCAAAATCGAAGGCATCGCCGAGGCGTACGCCAGCAAGCTGCAAGAGGCCGGCATCAGATCGACGCTGGCCTTACTGAAACGGGGCGCGATGCCGCAGGGACGCAAGCAGATCGCAGCGCAATCGGGGATTAGCGAGGCTCTGGTTCTGCGCTGGGTCAACCACGCCGATCTGTCGCGGATTAAGGGCGTTGGCGGGCAATATGCTGAATTATTGGAAGCCGCGGGCGTTGACACCGTCGCCGAATTGGCACAGTGCAACGCGGAAAATTTACACAAACATTTGGTGGCGGCAAACGAGGAAAAAAGGTTCGTTCGCAAACTGCCCAACCAGGCGCAGGTCAGCGCCTGGATCAAGCAGGCCACAAAACTGCCGCGCACCATCACCTATTGA